From a region of the Corallococcus coralloides DSM 2259 genome:
- a CDS encoding MarR family winged helix-turn-helix transcriptional regulator, producing the protein MSTDDFLRLDLQLCFPLYAASRAMVQAYTPLLAKLGLTYPQYLVMLVLWETDGVSVKELGEKLYLDSGTLTPLLKRLETLGFVRRERSREDARSVTVSLTAQGKALRRKAASIPEAIVCRTGLSLEELARLRRDIQRLFEKVSRSA; encoded by the coding sequence CGGATGACTTCCTCCGGCTGGACCTGCAGCTGTGCTTCCCGCTCTACGCGGCGTCGCGCGCGATGGTGCAGGCCTACACGCCGCTCCTGGCGAAGCTGGGGCTCACCTATCCGCAGTACCTGGTGATGCTGGTGCTCTGGGAGACGGACGGGGTGTCGGTGAAGGAGCTGGGGGAGAAGCTGTACCTGGACTCGGGGACGCTCACGCCGCTGCTCAAGCGGCTGGAGACGCTGGGCTTCGTGCGCCGCGAGCGTTCCAGGGAGGACGCGCGGTCGGTGACGGTGTCGCTCACCGCGCAGGGGAAGGCCCTGCGCCGCAAGGCCGCGTCCATCCCGGAGGCCATCGTCTGCCGCACCGGCCTTTCACTGGAGGAGCTGGCGCGGCTGCGCCGGGACATCCAGCGGCTGTTCGAGAAGGTTTCACGCAGCGCTTGA
- a CDS encoding organic hydroperoxide resistance protein, whose amino-acid sequence MAPVQISPLYSTTAITHGGRNGKLLLENSPLNGLELAMPKQLGGSGKETATNPEQLFAAGFSSCFESALRLVAGKAGKKLDEKAGVKASVTIGKTPDGGFGLAVELTGILPGIPREEAQKLMEAAHQVCPYSNATRGNIEVKVSVAE is encoded by the coding sequence ATGGCCCCGGTCCAGATCTCGCCGCTCTACTCCACCACCGCCATCACGCACGGCGGCCGCAACGGCAAGCTGCTCCTGGAGAACAGCCCGCTGAACGGCCTGGAGCTGGCCATGCCGAAGCAGCTGGGCGGCTCCGGCAAGGAGACGGCCACCAACCCCGAGCAGCTCTTCGCCGCGGGCTTCTCCTCCTGCTTCGAGAGCGCGCTGCGCCTGGTCGCGGGCAAGGCCGGCAAGAAGCTGGATGAGAAGGCCGGCGTGAAGGCCTCCGTCACCATCGGCAAGACGCCCGACGGCGGCTTCGGCCTGGCGGTGGAGCTCACGGGCATCCTCCCGGGCATCCCCCGCGAGGAGGCGCAGAAGCTGATGGAGGCGGCCCACCAGGTGTGCCCGTACTCCAACGCCACGCGCGGCAACATCGAGGTGAAGGTCTCCGTCGCGGAGTAG
- a CDS encoding bestrophin family protein, with amino-acid sequence MVEYDPHRWWSYFHYLRGSMVKEIVGRVLMCVVWAAAVVGFHQQVRDVGVPPTVHTLAGISLSLLLVFRTNASYDRFWEGRKLWGGIVNETRNLLRASEPFLGRTELFATLVRWTAAFPFATAAWLRGQQRHLGPHTDTLPSGEVTDVLKAQHVPLNVARRMTAVLDEGRRQGLYPEYVQMQLDQNVHLLIDYLGGCERIHRTPMPFAYMVHLRRALILYCFTLPFALVDTFGWVTVVATFVVAYVFFGIEEIGVEIEDPFGTDDNDLPLDTICQNIQNNLLALLPASAASTQDDSAI; translated from the coding sequence ATGGTTGAGTATGACCCGCATCGCTGGTGGAGCTACTTCCACTACCTGCGCGGTTCGATGGTGAAGGAGATCGTCGGCCGAGTGTTGATGTGCGTTGTCTGGGCCGCGGCCGTGGTGGGCTTCCACCAGCAGGTGCGCGACGTGGGCGTGCCCCCGACGGTGCACACGCTGGCGGGCATCTCGCTGAGCCTCCTGCTCGTGTTCCGCACCAACGCCTCCTATGACCGCTTCTGGGAGGGCCGGAAGCTGTGGGGCGGCATCGTCAACGAGACGCGCAACCTGCTCCGCGCGTCGGAGCCCTTCCTGGGCCGCACGGAGCTGTTCGCCACGCTGGTGCGCTGGACGGCCGCGTTCCCCTTCGCCACCGCCGCGTGGCTGCGCGGCCAGCAGCGGCACCTGGGCCCCCACACGGACACCCTGCCCTCCGGGGAGGTGACGGACGTGCTCAAGGCCCAGCACGTGCCCCTCAACGTGGCCCGCCGGATGACCGCCGTGCTGGACGAGGGCCGCCGCCAGGGGCTCTATCCCGAGTACGTCCAGATGCAGCTGGACCAGAACGTCCACCTGCTCATCGACTACCTGGGAGGTTGTGAGCGCATCCACCGCACGCCCATGCCCTTCGCGTACATGGTGCACCTGCGCCGCGCGCTCATCCTCTACTGCTTCACCCTGCCCTTCGCCCTGGTGGACACCTTTGGCTGGGTGACAGTCGTGGCCACGTTCGTCGTCGCGTATGTCTTCTTTGGTATCGAGGAGATTGGCGTCGAGATTGAAGACCCCTTCGGCACGGACGACAACGACCTGCCGCTCGACACCATCTGCCAGAACATCCAGAACAACCTGCTGGCGCTCCTGCCGGCCTCCGCCGCGAGCACGCAAGACGACTCCGCCATCTGA